The following coding sequences are from one Rutidosis leptorrhynchoides isolate AG116_Rl617_1_P2 chromosome 11, CSIRO_AGI_Rlap_v1, whole genome shotgun sequence window:
- the LOC139876024 gene encoding uncharacterized protein has protein sequence MVTMRNRMLPQKVGIFVWRAKRKRIPVRDELSKRGIDLDSVLCPFGNVSFSSLEEMFESRKPSSQSPSKSFLWQGIEWTCYTIWRNRNLAIFQKKKGNCPMTLNEIQVKSFEWIARRLKASSLDWNQWLLNPLIQDDHG, from the exons ATGGTAACCATGCGTAACAGAATGCTCCCTCAAAAAGTGGGTATATTTGTATGGCGTGCCAAACGAAAACGAATCCCGGTACGTGATGAACTAAGCAAAAGGGGTATCGATTTAGACTCAGTGCTTTGTCCG TTTGGAAACGTGTCGTTCTCGAGTTTGGAGGAAATGTTTGAAAGCCGGAAGCCATCTTCCCAATCTCCCTCAAAATCGTTTTTATGGCAAGGAATCGAATGGACATGTTATACCATATGGAGAAATAGAAATCTCGCCATCTTCCAAAAGAAAAAAGGTAACTGCCCAATGACACTCAACGAAATTCAAGTCAAATCGTTCGAATGGATAGCAAGACGATTGAAGGCAAGCTCATTAGACTGGAACCAATGGCTCTTAAACCCTTTGATTCAAGACGATCATGGGTGA
- the LOC139876025 gene encoding uncharacterized protein: MNKGLMKMNKGTSRTQNGCRESWWLNDEVQTKVALKQARFRELTSFRGGTLADRTSIENSYKEAKREAKIAVTRAKDKAYENLYKRLDSKEGANDIYRIAKARERRRRDLDNIKYIKDEAGQSIVKEDKIRKRWKEYF; this comes from the coding sequence ATGAATAAAGGGTTAATGAAGATGAATAAAGGGACGTCGAGAACCCAAAATGGTTGTAGAGAATCATGGTGGCTTAACGATGAGGTCCAAACTAAAGTCGCTCTTAAACAAGCAAGGTTTCGAGAGCTCACCTCCTTTAGAGGGGGTACACTAGCAGACAGAACTAGCATAGAAAATAGCTATAAAGAAGCCAAGAGAGAAGCAAAGATCGCCGTTACACGTGCAAAAGATAAAGCTTACGAAAACTTATATAAGAGACTAGACTCTAAAGAAGGGGCAAACGACATCTAcaggatagccaaagctagggagcgTCGGCGAAGGGATCTGGATAACATCAAATATATCAAGGATGAAGCAGGTCAAAGCATAGTGAAGGAAGACAAAATTAGGAAACGATGGAAAGAATACTTCTGA